The Verrucomicrobiota bacterium JB022 genome has a window encoding:
- the ftsA gene encoding cell division protein FtsA gives MSLPRSKIIGAVEMGTSKIVVLVGEVHQGRSLNIIGMGQTSSNGIRKGEIVDMRQASDGTHAAILQAEKQAGAQIEGIYLSLSGSHLQGFSNPGMVTVADPDNFVTRDDLRRAAANAKSKALPPGRVYIHHVRSGFVLDGREVGDPIGMQGQRLEARYWHVHGDERKVSDALHVINGFGMDVDDVVLSSIAAGSMVATDAEKQAGVLVVDIGAGSTDYVLYRHGHIVRTGTLAVGGQHMSNDLSLGLRLPAQVAEALKLRVGRAIFTKDDRETTTMAFNDMSIGDRPIPMISISRILHARCEEIFTILKNRLGSQVSPAQLAGGVVLTGAATQLQGLPELAEHVLGVDVRRGTNPDWVVHKELRTPEYSTVLGLLNYGLRNQQRPAAPAETQVRKPRLLTMVSQLFK, from the coding sequence ATGTCTCTCCCGCGCAGCAAGATCATCGGTGCCGTCGAAATGGGCACCTCCAAGATCGTCGTCCTCGTCGGTGAAGTCCACCAAGGCCGCAGCCTGAACATCATCGGCATGGGCCAAACCAGCTCCAACGGGATCAGGAAAGGGGAGATCGTCGACATGCGCCAGGCCAGCGACGGCACGCATGCCGCCATCCTGCAGGCCGAGAAGCAGGCCGGCGCGCAGATCGAAGGCATCTACCTCTCGCTCAGCGGCAGCCACCTCCAAGGCTTTTCCAACCCCGGCATGGTCACCGTGGCCGACCCGGACAACTTTGTGACGCGCGACGACCTGCGCCGCGCCGCCGCCAACGCCAAGAGCAAGGCGCTGCCCCCCGGGCGCGTCTACATCCACCACGTGCGCAGCGGCTTCGTGCTCGACGGGCGCGAAGTGGGCGACCCCATCGGGATGCAGGGCCAGCGCCTCGAAGCGCGTTACTGGCACGTGCATGGTGACGAGCGAAAGGTGAGCGACGCCCTCCACGTGATCAACGGTTTCGGCATGGACGTGGACGATGTCGTGCTTTCCAGCATCGCCGCCGGCAGCATGGTGGCCACCGATGCAGAGAAGCAGGCGGGCGTGCTGGTGGTCGACATCGGTGCGGGCTCGACCGACTACGTGTTGTATCGTCACGGGCACATCGTACGCACGGGCACCCTCGCCGTGGGGGGCCAGCATATGTCCAACGATTTGAGCCTTGGACTGCGCCTGCCCGCGCAGGTGGCCGAGGCCCTGAAGCTCCGCGTAGGCCGTGCGATCTTCACCAAGGACGACCGCGAGACGACGACGATGGCTTTTAACGACATGTCGATCGGAGACCGCCCGATCCCCATGATCTCGATCTCCCGCATCCTGCATGCGCGCTGCGAAGAGATTTTCACGATCCTCAAGAACCGCCTCGGCAGCCAGGTGAGCCCCGCGCAACTCGCCGGTGGCGTCGTGCTGACGGGGGCCGCCACTCAGTTGCAAGGCCTGCCCGAGCTGGCGGAACACGTGCTGGGTGTCGACGTTCGGCGCGGGACCAACCCGGACTGGGTGGTGCACAAGGAGCTGCGCACCCCGGAATACAGCACTGTGCTCGGCCTGCTCAACTACGGCCTGCGCAACCAGCAGCGCCCTGCCGCCCCGGCGGAGACGCAAGTCCGCAAGCCGCGCCTGCTCACGATGGTGAGCCAACTCTTCAAATAA